The following DNA comes from Mucilaginibacter jinjuensis.
ACTTTTGTGTAATGATTGATTTACCCGTAATACCAGCCAACCAGGTTCAACGTAAGCCAGATTGGCTAAGAGTGAAGTTACCGGTTGGAAAAGAATACGCTCATGTACGCAGTTTGGTTGATACACACAAGCTGCACACCATCTGCGAGAGTGGTAATTGCCCTAATATGGGCGAGTGCTGGGGAGCCGGTACGGCTACCTTTATGATACTGGGTAATATTTGTACCCGTTCATGTTCGTTTTGCGCGGTGGCAACCGGCAGGCCCTTGGCTGTTGATACAGACGAGCCTAACCGCGTAGCTAATTCAGTAAAATTGATGCAGGTTAAACATTGCGTAATTACATCTGTTGACCGTGACGATTTAAAAGATGGCGGCTCTATCATCTGGGCAGAAACCATCAATGCCATCCGTCGCGAAAGCCCTGAGACTACATTAGAAACTTTATTGCCCGATTTTAGAGGCAACTGGGATAACCTTAAGCGTGTTACCGATGTAAGGCCAGAGGTTGTATCGCATAACCTGGAAACCGTGCGCCGCTTAACCCGCGAAGTACGTATCCAGGCTAAATACGATCGTAGTTTAGAGTGCCTGAGCCATATTTCGGCAGCAGGTTTACGCACCAAGTCTGGCATTATGCTGGGCCTTGGCGAAACAGAAGAAGATGTATTTGAAGCTATGGACGACTTGTTAAAAGCAGGCGTACATATATTAACATTAGGACAATACTTACAACCAACCCGCAACCACCACCCGGTTGTTGATTGGATACACCCTGATCAGTTTAAACGTTACAAAGAAATAGGTGAAGAAAAAGGATTTAAGTATGTAGAAAGCGGGCCGCTGGTTCGTTCATCTTATCATGCAGAAAAACATTTGTTTGAAATCTGAGAAATCCTTATTACATTCACATCATTGAGCCGAAGAACTAAAATATCATTAACTGAAGAGGAGCTTATAAATGCATTACGCCACCGTGAAAAAATGGCGGCCGAAGCATTATACGATATGTACTCTGCTTCATTATATGGTGTTATCGTAAGAATCGTAATTGATACTGCCGTTGCCGAAGACGTTTTGCAGGAAAGTTTTGTCAAAATTTGGCAATCCTTTTCCAGCTATAGCGCCGAAAAAGGCCGTCTGTTTACCTGGATGGTCAATATTGCCCGTAATCTATCTATAGACAAGATCCGCTCCAAAGACTTTAAGAACCAAACGAAAAACCAGGAACTTGAAAATAACGTAACTTTTATAGACGAGCAAAAAAACACGGTTTACAAACCTGAGTTGCTCGGTATAAGGGATTTAGTGCAAAAGCTGAAGCCTGAACAAAAGTCGATTCTTGACCTGGTGTATTTTAAAGGTTATACCCATGTGGAAGCCGCCGATGAACTTGGCGTGCCCTTGGGGACTATTAAAACACGATTAAGAATGGCTATTCAGCAGTTAAGAAAAAGTTTTAATTAAAGTGGAAGACGTAAAAGCATATATGGAATCGGGGATACTTGAGCTATACGTTCTGGGCGATGTAAACCAGGATGAGAAGCACCAGGTTGAAGCAATGGCTTTGCAACATCCGGTTATTAAAGCTGAGCTGGAGTCGATCGAAAAATCGATGGAGTTATATGCGGAAATATATGCTATAGAACCTTCAGAAGATATCCGAGGCCAGGTGCTCAACTCTTTAATAACCAACCTGGGCGACGATAGAAGTTTTAAACCAAGCCATTCATCAAACCAAAGAGCAAAAGTGGTGGAATTATCGCAGCAAAAATCTGTTAACTTTTTTAAATATGCTTTTGCGGCATGTTTAACATTATTAATATTGAGTATTGCAACGCTGTTTGCGGTATACAACAAGTTAAAAAGCGCGAACGGCCAGTTGGTAACCATGCAACTGCAAACCCAAAAGTTTAGCAATAAGGTTAACCTGATGGATCATCAGCTGGATATATTCCGCGATCCATCGTTCAAGATC
Coding sequences within:
- a CDS encoding anti-sigma factor, whose protein sequence is MEDVKAYMESGILELYVLGDVNQDEKHQVEAMALQHPVIKAELESIEKSMELYAEIYAIEPSEDIRGQVLNSLITNLGDDRSFKPSHSSNQRAKVVELSQQKSVNFFKYAFAACLTLLILSIATLFAVYNKLKSANGQLVTMQLQTQKFSNKVNLMDHQLDIFRDPSFKIIKLDGTAKTPNAKLAVAWSPAKQKVMIDLGRMRLPANDDQHSYQLWALVDGKPVDLGVFNAADDSTGLLEMKSIARAQAFAVTLEQRGGVPSPTMANLVLVGKTE
- the lipA gene encoding lipoyl synthase → MIDLPVIPANQVQRKPDWLRVKLPVGKEYAHVRSLVDTHKLHTICESGNCPNMGECWGAGTATFMILGNICTRSCSFCAVATGRPLAVDTDEPNRVANSVKLMQVKHCVITSVDRDDLKDGGSIIWAETINAIRRESPETTLETLLPDFRGNWDNLKRVTDVRPEVVSHNLETVRRLTREVRIQAKYDRSLECLSHISAAGLRTKSGIMLGLGETEEDVFEAMDDLLKAGVHILTLGQYLQPTRNHHPVVDWIHPDQFKRYKEIGEEKGFKYVESGPLVRSSYHAEKHLFEI
- a CDS encoding RNA polymerase sigma factor, with product MAAEALYDMYSASLYGVIVRIVIDTAVAEDVLQESFVKIWQSFSSYSAEKGRLFTWMVNIARNLSIDKIRSKDFKNQTKNQELENNVTFIDEQKNTVYKPELLGIRDLVQKLKPEQKSILDLVYFKGYTHVEAADELGVPLGTIKTRLRMAIQQLRKSFN